The DNA segment CATTTTCACAAAATCCTAGAATGACCAGTAAAAATTAGTTCACAGATGACAGAACACAAAATCACTGGTTAGGCCAATCATGACCAACCACATAATTGTAATTTcctaaaaaattacaaaaatatgaaCCGGAAGAAATGCGTTCAGAAACTGCTACATGAGAACTCTTCTTCTCTAGGCTGCAGGTGCTCCCATGGATGTATGCATGCTAACCTATGAGTGGGGTATTTAACAAGACTCTAACTTCATCTAGTCACACTGAAGTATTTTActatatggcgacattatcaaCCATTTTAATGGTTCCAGCATGGATTGGTACATGAAACAGAAAAGGTCCCACAAAATGCATAGAGATTAAAGGGATTAGGATTGCAGCATATTTACTGATAGCGGCACAAATCTTTTCGAAAACCAAATTGGAGCTAAGCATGCAAACAATCAGAACCTACATACAGTCAGGTCCAAAGAAGAAACGATCAAACGAATCTTCGTCCTTGAGACCCCAATAAAAGACTGCCTTTCCCCAAGAAACCTAAAAAGAAACCAATAAAATTGATCTTCAATTTTAACTAATTTGGATGGCTTTTTACCTGATTCCGGAACCCGTAGCAAAAATAAGCACCGTTTGATAACTTTCCGCCGGGGAGATTTCATCGACATTAAAACCCTTACCCATGGCCGCACTCAATTCCACGACATCACCTTTCTGCAGCCCGCAAAGCAGCTCGGCTGTGGACCCGGCAACCGATTTCACAAGAAATTCGAACACGCCTTTCGACCAAGCAACGGATGGCGGCGACGCGATGGCGAGAAACGAAGGTCTCGAATCCGGATCCTGCAGGCGGAGCTGTAAATACTGGCCAGCCTTGGTGTAAGACGATGCTAGTTCGGGGGAATCAGAGACGTCGATTGTTATATTGAAGAGCGATTCGGCGGCGTGGGAGATTTTCACAAGCGGCGCAGGTGTCCAGAGAGTAGTGTCTTGTCGAACGGCGGCGGCGCATACTCCGAATCGGCGGCGGACGTGGTGGCGGAGCGGTGAGAGTTTGGAGAGGATCATGGGTGGTGAGCGGATGAAAAATGGGGTGCTCTGAGGTGCATGGATGCAGAGAGATGCACTGTGAATTGGGAAATGAATGGTAGCGGACATTTTGAAGTTGCAATGTAATATGTTTGGAGTTGGTCGTGGAGGAGACTAGAAAGCGCCGCCGGGGACGGTGGTTGTTGAATATGCGAAATTGCTGAGGTGCGAACTCCAGCTGCTGTAGACCTCCACGTGGCATGTCTTGATAAGCGTGGGACCCCTTTTGTCTAtgtttttattgaaaatattagcagtatttatatttttaaaatttatttgacaTTAAGCGTGAACTCCCACCTGTGATAACATAATCATTAATAATTTCATCAATATTTGTAGTTAATTCGTTAATAAGGATAGTCTTATAATTTGATACTTCGACTGTGTAATGAGATGATTGATAGATGATTTTTAATCCTAGATTTTTAATgggattataaatattatggagtgagagaatgaaaaaaatcaattatgacCTTCATTTTTATCTTCCACTTTCTTCCCTTTTTTGTCAAACATATGATTATTATGAATTATGATAGCTAAATAGTGAAATCGTAATTTGTTTTTAAGTATaatttaaatcccaaaattaatccatcaaactaaacatattattatttatcaataACCACCCTTTATCgtatcaaattatattaataatcataCTTTAATCTATCATTGCCCAATCACATCATTCAAAGTAAACAAGTCTTAGAACCCGTTtgcttttaataatttattttaaaaaaataagtatttttaagatgatttttaaaagtatttttttaagtaaaagttGAAATAAgtttgtgtttggataaatagattgaaaatattttttaaagttgagttataaaaaaaacatttgaaaaactataatgtaaatattagattttaaaaaagcacttatttttaaaaatttatgaat comes from the Henckelia pumila isolate YLH828 chromosome 1, ASM3356847v2, whole genome shotgun sequence genome and includes:
- the LOC140874947 gene encoding fruit protein pKIWI502, with product MSATIHFPIHSASLCIHAPQSTPFFIRSPPMILSKLSPLRHHVRRRFGVCAAAVRQDTTLWTPAPLVKISHAAESLFNITIDVSDSPELASSYTKAGQYLQLRLQDPDSRPSFLAIASPPSVAWSKGVFEFLVKSVAGSTAELLCGLQKGDVVELSAAMGKGFNVDEISPAESYQTVLIFATGSGISPIRSLIEAGFGADKRADVRLYYGARNLNRMAYQEKFKEWKSTGVDIVQVLSQPDDSWNGGRGYVQAAFATEKGIFSPQSTGAVLCGQKQMAEEVTSILVADGVSGEKILKNF